CATAACCCAAAATCCATACTTCATCCAACCCTACATGAAATGCATCGGCGCCGCATACATCGATCAGTTCATCCATCAGGGGAAAAATAGTTTTCAGCAGATCGGGATGCGAAGGACAAAGGCTTTTACAATAAAAATCGAAAGGGCCTGCGTCTTTCCAGGGAACGGGTGGATTATAATCGGGCGATTCATCAAACTGCGGATATTTTGCCAGCAGGGGATCTATGTGGTCGCGGTCCGACTGATGCCCCAGTAAATTCATTTTAGGTATGAACCGGATCTTTGCTTCTTTACAGGTCTGTACAATTTGTTTCAATTGTTGTTCCGAAATAGCTCTTTCACCGGCCAGTTCAGGATGCGATTTAAACTTATAATTATAACGTATCCGCAATACCAGCGTATTCACCCCTTCTTTGGGCAATACTTCTTTTATAAAACGGCAGAACTCCGGCACATCTTCAGGATGGGGTACAGTTAACAACATTGCTTTAACCGGTAACTTATTCCATTCAAATTGTTCACTTGTTTGCGCCGATGCAAAATTGATAGCCGCTATCATTGAATAGAATAATAGCAGCGCTGAAAAAAAACAGGTTCTCGGATATTTCATTGCATTGTGTATTATGTATTGCTTGTTGCCTTTATACCTTGTTGCCTTTTTTTCTTACTGCTTCACTATCTCCGTGTCGCCACCGCCTCTCAGGGTAAGATCAACTGGTTTATTCGTTTTCCATGAGCCGCCGGTGAAATCAGGCATATCGATAGAATTGGAACGATGCGCCACCGACCATACACTGAGCGGAGTGACCGCACACCAGCTAGCCAGATCATATACATCCATATCTAACGGCAACCCGTTTCGCAAACAATCGATCATACGCCAGTCCATAATAAAGTCCATACCGCCGTGACCGCCGATCTTTTTGGCCGCCTGCTCCACATGGCGGATCAGCTCGGGCGTGTATTGTTCTTCGAGTTGTTTCATTTTTGCATCGGAAACCGGCTCGTGTCCCAATGATATCCTGGCGGGTTCGGGGAACTTCTGCACAAACCCTTTGGTGCCGCTTATTGCATGAATACGGCTGTAAGGGCGGGGCGACGATATATCGTGCTGCACCATGATGGTTTTTCCTTTATTGGTTTTAATAACGGATGTATTCATATTACCCCGGTACTGTTTGCCGGTGTACCGTTTATAATAGGGATCACCAGCCGCCAGTTTTTCAGCAAGCGCCTCCATCATAAAATCGTTCGACGACATAGAGGTCAGGTACTCCATTTTATCGCCCCGGTTAATGTTCATGGCCTGCGCTACGGGTCCTAACCCATGGGTGGGATACAGGTTGCCGCTCTTCTGGTTCTCTTTCCAGCGCCACGCGCCCTCGCCGGCATAATCACCGGCATTTTTCGGCGGTGCGCCAAACAAGCCATCCAGCAATGCATGTATATACGCGCCTTCACCATGTACCAGTTCTCCGAACACACCCTTTTGCGCCATACTGATGGTAAGGGTCTCAAAAAAATCATAGCAGCAATTTTCGAGTTGCATGCAATGTTTTTTGGTACGCTCCGATGTTTCAACCAGTTGCCAGCATTCTTCCAGTGTGCGGGCGCCGGGCACCTCAACCGCCACATGCTTTCCATGTTCCATGGCATACATCGCTATGGGCACATGCCATTCCCAGGGCGTAGCTATATACACCAGGTCGATATCATCCTGCTCACACAATTTCTTCCAGGCATAGTCATCGCCATAATACTCTTTAGCAGCAGGCCAGCCTGCCTGTTTCAATGTTTGCTGGTTGCTTTTAACCGCCGCTTCACGCACATCGCACAAGGCTTTTATTTCAACATTCTTAATATTGGTCATGCGGTTCACCGCCCAACTTCCTCTGCCGCCAATGCCAACATATCCAATGCGCACTACCGGTATCTTAGGTGCCGCATAGCCGCACATATTGAATACCTGTTTCCTGTTCTTTGATTTATTGGCTGAGTCTATTACGGCATTATGCAATGCATTCTCAGAAGCATATCCGCTTAG
The Niastella koreensis GR20-10 genome window above contains:
- a CDS encoding family 20 glycosylhydrolase; amino-acid sequence: MKYPRTCFFSALLLFYSMIAAINFASAQTSEQFEWNKLPVKAMLLTVPHPEDVPEFCRFIKEVLPKEGVNTLVLRIRYNYKFKSHPELAGERAISEQQLKQIVQTCKEAKIRFIPKMNLLGHQSDRDHIDPLLAKYPQFDESPDYNPPVPWKDAGPFDFYCKSLCPSHPDLLKTIFPLMDELIDVCGADAFHVGLDEVWILGYEKCPRCGGRDKAALFAEYATKLHDHLKEKKCQMWMWSDRLIDGKTTNLLGWQASMNATFRAIDLIPTDIMICDWKYESAPPTPGYFAIKGFNVLPSSCSNSEVALAQLAQVRLARKDGTRAPWAVTLAERMQGVFVTMWEDSKEFIDAYYGRNGKKLPSAETFKAVFAQIRKEEVMN
- a CDS encoding Gfo/Idh/MocA family oxidoreductase is translated as MSFSRRNFLKNTTAAAGGLLLPALSGYASENALHNAVIDSANKSKNRKQVFNMCGYAAPKIPVVRIGYVGIGGRGSWAVNRMTNIKNVEIKALCDVREAAVKSNQQTLKQAGWPAAKEYYGDDYAWKKLCEQDDIDLVYIATPWEWHVPIAMYAMEHGKHVAVEVPGARTLEECWQLVETSERTKKHCMQLENCCYDFFETLTISMAQKGVFGELVHGEGAYIHALLDGLFGAPPKNAGDYAGEGAWRWKENQKSGNLYPTHGLGPVAQAMNINRGDKMEYLTSMSSNDFMMEALAEKLAAGDPYYKRYTGKQYRGNMNTSVIKTNKGKTIMVQHDISSPRPYSRIHAISGTKGFVQKFPEPARISLGHEPVSDAKMKQLEEQYTPELIRHVEQAAKKIGGHGGMDFIMDWRMIDCLRNGLPLDMDVYDLASWCAVTPLSVWSVAHRSNSIDMPDFTGGSWKTNKPVDLTLRGGGDTEIVKQ